One window of the Niallia circulans genome contains the following:
- the sigB gene encoding RNA polymerase sigma factor SigB, which produces MQKQSQPNRHLSKEEVNALIKDFQSTQNEKAQEALVINYRDLVEMLARKYSKGKMFHEDITQVGIIGLIGAIHRYDESFGKSFEAFAVPTIIGEIKRFLRDKTWSVHVPRRIKELGPKIKKTVEQLTTDLQRSPKVDEIADYLDVSEEEVLEAMEMGRSYQALSVDHSIEADSEGGTVTLLDIVGDVDQGFEKVNQKLVLEKVLHVLTEREKSIIQYTYLDNLSQKEAGEKLGISQMHVSRLQRRAIKKLQEAIQAETSNSEFIL; this is translated from the coding sequence ATGCAGAAACAATCTCAACCTAATCGCCATTTATCAAAAGAAGAAGTAAATGCTTTAATTAAAGATTTTCAAAGTACCCAAAATGAGAAGGCGCAAGAAGCGCTTGTTATAAATTATCGTGATTTAGTAGAAATGCTGGCACGAAAATATTCTAAAGGTAAAATGTTTCATGAGGATATTACACAGGTTGGAATCATTGGATTAATAGGTGCTATTCATCGCTATGATGAAAGCTTTGGAAAAAGTTTTGAAGCCTTTGCGGTTCCAACCATAATTGGAGAAATTAAACGGTTTTTAAGAGATAAAACTTGGAGTGTTCATGTACCCAGAAGAATAAAAGAGCTTGGTCCTAAAATAAAGAAGACGGTTGAGCAGCTTACTACCGATTTACAGCGTTCTCCAAAGGTGGATGAAATCGCCGATTATTTAGATGTCTCCGAAGAAGAAGTATTAGAAGCAATGGAAATGGGAAGAAGTTATCAAGCATTGTCTGTTGATCATTCGATTGAAGCAGATTCGGAAGGTGGAACTGTTACACTTCTAGATATTGTCGGAGATGTAGATCAAGGCTTTGAAAAAGTAAATCAAAAGTTAGTTCTTGAAAAAGTACTGCATGTACTAACAGAGAGAGAAAAGAGTATTATTCAATATACATACTTGGATAATCTTAGTCAGAAGGAAGCTGGAGAGAAGCTTGGCATTTCTCAGATGCATGTTTCTAGGCTTCAGAGAAGAGCCATCAAAAAGCTACAAGAAGCAATTCAGGCGGAGACCAGTAATTCGGAGTTTATCTTATGA
- the cmpA gene encoding cortex morphogenetic protein CmpA: MPNWLQNQIKKAFYEKNSYQVKLLNQCWYYYRRKNAAN; the protein is encoded by the coding sequence ATGCCTAATTGGTTACAAAACCAAATCAAAAAAGCTTTCTATGAAAAAAATAGCTATCAAGTAAAGCTGTTGAATCAATGTTGGTATTACTATCGCCGTAAAAATGCTGCTAATTAA
- a CDS encoding SprT family protein gives MTNEELQKLVEDISWDYFKRNFEHKAIFNPRLRTTGGRYLLSTHNIEINKTYYDLMGLNELVGIIKHELCHYHLHLLNKGYQHKDADFKSLLKMVGGPRYCSPLPVGNKKGNSKRILIYSCVSCKQQYTRRKRMDIKKYVCGKCKGRLKLEEVIQIDK, from the coding sequence ATGACAAATGAGGAATTACAAAAGTTAGTGGAGGATATATCGTGGGATTACTTTAAAAGAAACTTTGAGCATAAAGCAATCTTTAATCCACGATTAAGAACCACTGGTGGAAGATATTTGTTAAGCACTCATAATATTGAAATCAATAAAACATATTATGATCTGATGGGTTTAAATGAATTAGTAGGGATTATAAAACATGAATTATGTCATTATCATCTTCATTTATTAAACAAAGGATATCAGCACAAGGATGCTGATTTTAAGTCTCTTCTAAAAATGGTAGGTGGCCCAAGATATTGTTCACCTTTACCAGTTGGAAATAAGAAAGGTAACTCAAAGCGAATACTTATTTATTCTTGTGTTTCTTGTAAACAGCAATATACGAGAAGAAAAAGAATGGATATAAAAAAGTATGTTTGTGGGAAATGTAAGGGAAGATTAAAATTAGAAGAAGTGATTCAGATAGATAAGTAA
- the rsbW gene encoding anti-sigma B factor RsbW: MSHFEYIEMKIPSKPEYVGIIRLTLSGIASRMGFSYDEIEDLKIATSEACTNAVQHAYKNKDAGEVLVGFRLYNDRLEVIVADNGKSFDFHSTTKDLGPYEQDESVEFLREGGLGLYLIETLMDEVKIHHNNGVTVFMTKYLEGEQVERDAETIST, from the coding sequence ATGAGTCATTTTGAGTACATCGAAATGAAAATTCCTTCTAAACCGGAGTATGTTGGGATTATTCGCTTAACATTGTCTGGAATTGCAAGCAGAATGGGCTTTAGCTACGATGAAATTGAAGACTTAAAGATAGCTACAAGTGAAGCCTGTACAAACGCTGTGCAACATGCGTATAAAAATAAAGACGCAGGAGAAGTTTTAGTTGGATTTCGATTATATAATGATCGCTTGGAAGTCATTGTAGCTGATAATGGGAAAAGTTTTGACTTTCATTCCACTACAAAGGATTTGGGTCCGTATGAGCAGGATGAGTCGGTGGAATTTCTTCGTGAAGGAGGACTTGGCCTATACTTGATCGAAACATTAATGGATGAAGTCAAGATTCACCATAATAACGGGGTAACTGTTTTCATGACAAAATACCTCGAAGGAGAGCAGGTGGAGAGGGATGCAGAAACAATCTCAACCTAA
- a CDS encoding PP2C family serine/threonine-protein phosphatase has protein sequence MNELKDNNVHVLSYQTSKKGKTLCGDSFFYTSTDEYFICVLADGLGSGEYANEASVAVTEIIKENHAKSVDELMELSNNVLVKKRGAAVCVFKINYASKTIVYSCVGNIRFFLYSPSGELTYPLPVTGYLSGRPQHYHTQRFTFENHAKFLVFSDGFNIQGIKNLLKGYLPIRSIANDIIGKYNNSNDDSTFILGSLL, from the coding sequence ATGAATGAGTTGAAAGACAATAATGTTCATGTGCTTTCCTACCAGACTAGCAAGAAAGGGAAAACCCTTTGTGGAGATAGTTTTTTTTATACATCAACGGATGAATACTTTATTTGTGTATTAGCGGATGGACTTGGTAGTGGTGAATATGCAAACGAGGCATCCGTTGCAGTTACGGAGATAATTAAAGAAAACCATGCCAAATCTGTAGATGAATTAATGGAACTATCCAATAATGTTCTTGTAAAGAAAAGAGGGGCTGCTGTTTGTGTTTTTAAAATAAACTATGCTTCTAAGACAATTGTATACAGTTGTGTAGGCAACATACGATTCTTTCTTTATTCTCCTTCAGGTGAACTGACGTATCCACTCCCGGTAACGGGGTATTTGTCAGGAAGACCACAACATTATCATACACAACGTTTTACTTTTGAAAACCATGCTAAATTTCTTGTTTTTTCCGATGGATTTAATATTCAAGGAATTAAAAATTTGCTAAAAGGCTATTTACCTATTAGGTCCATAGCAAATGATATTATTGGGAAATATAATAACTCTAACGATGATTCTACTTTTATACTAGGAAGCTTACTTTGA
- a CDS encoding Tex family protein produces MEKVLEQEKGQNYLAIIAKEQSVSIKQVKSVITLIEDGNTVPFIARYRKEQTGALDEVQIKDIIDRYTYIQNLAQRKEEVIRLIEEQGKLTEELHNNIIKAIKLQEVEDLYRPYKQKRRTKATIAKEKGLEPFAEWLVSKEKKNSLEEEADKYISEEKEVLSIEDAINGAKDILAEQISDDAESRKWIRSKTMLTGKIQSTAKKVEKDEKNIYEMYYEYEEPINKIVPHRTLALNRGEKEDVLKVAIVAPIEVITEYLEKKWLTNARSPEGLIIKEAIEDGYKRLIQPSIEREIRNELTEKAEEQAIHIFSENLRNLLLQPPLKGKMVLGVDPAYRTGCKLAVVDETGKVLEIGVIYPHPPVSKTVEAKAKFQEILDRYDIEMVAVGNGTASRETEQFVADMLKKQNKEIYYLIVNEAGASVYSASEIAREEFPDFQVEERSAVSIARRLQDPLAELVKIDPKSVGVGQYQHDVSQKKLAESLHFVVETAVNQVGVNVNTASSSLLQYVAGLSKAVANNIVKKREEEGKFISRKQLKKIPRLGAKTYEQAIGFLRVLDGEEPLDRTGIHPEHYDEVKKLLSTLGFKTKDIGTTALREALTKVNLKESAQELNIGELTLKDIIEALVRPSRDPRDDLAAPLLRKDVLKLEDLQTGMELQGTVRNVVDFGAFIDIGVKQDGLVHISKLSNKFVKHPLDIVGVGDVVTVWVDSVDHNKGRVALTMLKPKEEK; encoded by the coding sequence ATGGAGAAGGTTTTGGAACAGGAAAAAGGACAGAACTATTTAGCGATTATAGCAAAAGAACAGAGTGTATCAATTAAACAAGTGAAAAGTGTTATTACATTAATAGAAGATGGAAATACCGTTCCTTTTATTGCTAGATATAGAAAAGAACAAACAGGGGCACTAGATGAGGTGCAAATAAAAGATATCATTGATCGGTATACATACATTCAAAACTTAGCACAACGAAAAGAGGAAGTTATTCGTTTAATTGAGGAACAGGGGAAGCTCACAGAAGAGCTGCATAACAATATTATAAAGGCAATTAAGCTGCAAGAAGTAGAGGATTTATATCGTCCGTATAAACAAAAGCGTCGAACAAAAGCAACGATTGCTAAAGAAAAAGGGTTGGAGCCTTTTGCAGAATGGTTAGTTAGTAAAGAAAAGAAAAATTCTTTAGAAGAAGAAGCAGATAAATATATCTCGGAGGAAAAAGAAGTTTTATCCATTGAGGATGCAATAAATGGAGCGAAAGATATACTGGCAGAACAGATATCAGATGATGCAGAGAGCAGAAAATGGATAAGAAGTAAGACAATGCTTACTGGGAAAATTCAGTCAACCGCTAAAAAGGTAGAGAAGGACGAAAAAAATATTTATGAAATGTACTATGAATATGAAGAACCAATAAATAAAATTGTCCCTCATCGAACTTTAGCATTAAATAGAGGAGAAAAAGAAGATGTTTTAAAAGTAGCCATCGTTGCTCCGATAGAAGTAATTACGGAATACTTAGAGAAAAAGTGGTTAACAAATGCCCGATCCCCTGAAGGCTTAATCATAAAAGAAGCTATTGAGGATGGCTATAAACGTCTTATTCAACCATCCATCGAAAGGGAAATAAGAAATGAGTTAACCGAGAAAGCGGAAGAACAGGCGATACACATTTTCTCAGAAAATCTTCGGAATCTATTATTACAGCCACCTCTAAAAGGGAAAATGGTTCTTGGAGTAGATCCAGCATATCGGACAGGCTGTAAATTAGCGGTAGTAGATGAAACAGGGAAAGTATTAGAAATAGGGGTTATCTATCCTCATCCGCCTGTATCTAAAACAGTAGAAGCGAAAGCAAAGTTCCAAGAAATCTTAGATCGATATGATATTGAAATGGTTGCAGTTGGTAATGGTACTGCTTCAAGAGAAACGGAACAATTTGTAGCAGATATGCTAAAAAAGCAAAATAAAGAAATCTATTATTTAATAGTAAATGAAGCGGGAGCGAGTGTATACTCTGCTTCAGAAATTGCTAGAGAAGAGTTTCCGGATTTCCAAGTAGAAGAAAGAAGTGCTGTATCGATAGCGAGAAGACTGCAAGATCCGCTTGCTGAATTGGTTAAAATTGACCCGAAATCCGTTGGAGTTGGTCAATATCAACATGATGTATCTCAAAAAAAATTAGCAGAATCATTGCACTTTGTAGTAGAAACAGCAGTTAACCAAGTTGGTGTTAATGTAAATACAGCATCTTCTTCTCTGTTACAATATGTTGCGGGTCTTTCCAAAGCGGTTGCTAATAATATCGTAAAGAAACGAGAAGAAGAAGGGAAATTCATAAGTCGCAAACAATTAAAGAAGATACCGCGCCTAGGTGCAAAAACATATGAACAGGCAATTGGTTTCCTACGTGTATTGGATGGAGAGGAGCCTTTAGATAGAACGGGCATACATCCAGAGCATTACGATGAAGTAAAAAAACTCTTATCTACATTAGGATTTAAAACAAAAGATATTGGTACTACAGCTTTAAGGGAAGCATTAACAAAGGTTAATCTGAAGGAAAGTGCACAGGAACTTAATATAGGGGAATTAACGCTAAAGGATATTATTGAGGCATTAGTTCGTCCATCCCGAGATCCACGTGACGATTTAGCTGCACCATTATTAAGAAAAGATGTATTGAAACTAGAGGATCTGCAAACGGGCATGGAGCTACAAGGAACTGTTCGAAATGTAGTTGATTTTGGGGCATTTATAGATATTGGTGTAAAGCAAGATGGCTTGGTTCATATTTCGAAGCTGAGCAATAAGTTTGTAAAGCATCCCCTTGATATAGTAGGTGTGGGAGATGTTGTTACTGTTTGGGTAGACAGCGTCGACCATAATAAAGGAAGAGTAGCACTAACAATGCTAAAACCAAAAGAAGAAAAATAA